In Elusimicrobiota bacterium, one DNA window encodes the following:
- a CDS encoding PilZ domain-containing protein, which yields MADDPESDADDPKAFHWSPQGIRAPQSGDPAAGKPAGHAAPPPSGAEQRLYPRIDLKLPVLYKIMAEEPVVASTALQPFLPSKSDNISVKGVGLVLAEKLAKGTILALSIHMTEEKLKISAIGRVVWSQATDIPHHFLTGLEFIVVYKKTRSSTEYVDSSVLEKLLRPH from the coding sequence GTGGCCGACGATCCGGAATCCGATGCCGACGATCCCAAAGCCTTTCATTGGTCCCCCCAGGGCATCCGCGCCCCCCAATCCGGCGACCCCGCCGCCGGCAAGCCCGCCGGGCACGCCGCGCCGCCTCCCTCCGGCGCCGAACAACGGCTCTACCCCCGCATCGATTTAAAGCTGCCCGTCCTTTACAAAATCATGGCCGAGGAGCCCGTCGTGGCCTCCACCGCCCTTCAGCCTTTCCTGCCGTCCAAGTCCGACAACATCAGTGTCAAAGGGGTCGGGTTGGTCTTGGCGGAGAAACTGGCCAAAGGCACTATTCTGGCCCTGTCCATTCATATGACCGAAGAGAAGCTGAAAATTTCGGCCATCGGCCGGGTCGTGTGGTCCCAGGCCACGGACATCCCCCACCATTTCCTCACCGGCTTGGAGTTCATCGTGGTCTACAAAAAGACCCGTTCCTCAACGGAATACGTGGACTCCTCGGTGCTGGAAAAGCTTCTCCGCCCGCACTGA
- a CDS encoding arginine--tRNA ligase, producing MKEIVRNALLGACRQWAAEQPQPLTVDAATLAVDVPPPHVPGDWASQWPLAAAKQAKKNPRQVAQEILAKIPLGDLFEKTEIAGPGFLNFTLRADWLTAELRRLLSEGDAYGRRPELAAKKVLIEFVSANPNGPLHVGHGRGAALGDSLSRVFRRAGYDVTTEYYVNNIGNQMENLGASVMWRMDELDPGYLDDAERAAYKAKKTEDLYKGAYMVGVAEEVRRRHPAGSARARGIPFFRDVGQAIIVDGIKKDLAAFGVVHDGWYPESRLYEQNKVDESFAVLRARGDLKDEGGALWFLSTKYGDDKDRVLKRSDERPTYFASDIAYHHEKFRRGFDRLVDIWGTDHHGYVARVKAAVQALGFDPERLTILLYQLVTLLRGGKPVAMSTRTGEFVTLSEVVEDVGKDASRFFYALRGPNSHLEFDLDLAKKQASENPVFYVKYVHARCAALFREAAKRGIAVDAPAHFRAPARLEPAERALLVRLAGFADVLDQCVKDLTPHHVTDYLLKLSGDYHRFYESCRVLDEAADVASFRLALVAGVREVIRSGLGLLAVDAPEEM from the coding sequence ATGAAAGAAATCGTCCGCAACGCCCTTTTGGGCGCCTGCCGCCAATGGGCGGCCGAGCAGCCCCAGCCCCTTACCGTGGACGCCGCCACGCTGGCGGTCGACGTCCCGCCGCCCCACGTTCCGGGCGATTGGGCCTCCCAGTGGCCGCTCGCGGCCGCCAAACAGGCCAAGAAAAACCCCCGCCAGGTGGCCCAGGAAATCCTCGCCAAAATCCCTCTCGGCGACTTGTTCGAAAAGACGGAAATCGCCGGGCCGGGATTCCTGAATTTCACCCTGCGGGCCGACTGGCTGACGGCCGAACTGCGCCGCTTGCTCTCCGAAGGCGACGCCTACGGCCGCCGGCCCGAGCTCGCCGCGAAAAAAGTGCTGATCGAATTTGTGAGCGCCAACCCCAACGGGCCCCTGCACGTGGGCCACGGCCGGGGCGCCGCCCTGGGGGACTCGCTCTCCCGGGTCTTCCGCCGCGCGGGCTACGACGTCACGACGGAATATTACGTCAACAACATCGGCAACCAGATGGAAAATCTGGGCGCCTCCGTCATGTGGCGGATGGACGAACTGGACCCCGGGTACCTGGACGACGCGGAACGGGCGGCCTACAAGGCCAAGAAGACCGAAGATCTTTACAAAGGCGCCTACATGGTCGGCGTGGCGGAGGAAGTGCGCCGGCGCCACCCCGCGGGATCCGCCCGCGCCCGGGGGATTCCCTTTTTCCGGGACGTCGGCCAGGCCATCATCGTCGACGGCATCAAAAAAGATTTGGCCGCCTTCGGCGTCGTTCACGACGGCTGGTATCCCGAGTCCCGCCTCTACGAACAAAACAAGGTGGACGAATCCTTCGCGGTTCTCCGCGCCCGGGGGGACTTGAAGGACGAGGGCGGCGCCCTCTGGTTTCTCTCGACCAAATACGGGGACGACAAGGACCGCGTGCTGAAGCGGAGCGACGAGCGGCCCACCTATTTCGCCTCGGACATCGCCTACCACCACGAAAAATTCCGGCGGGGCTTCGACCGCCTGGTGGACATTTGGGGAACGGACCACCACGGCTACGTGGCCCGGGTCAAAGCCGCCGTCCAGGCCCTGGGGTTCGACCCGGAGCGCCTGACGATCCTCCTTTACCAGTTGGTGACCCTGTTGCGTGGGGGAAAACCCGTGGCGATGTCGACCCGCACCGGGGAATTCGTCACCTTGTCCGAAGTCGTGGAGGACGTGGGCAAAGACGCGAGCCGCTTTTTCTACGCACTGCGCGGCCCCAACAGCCATTTGGAATTCGATTTGGATCTGGCCAAAAAGCAGGCCTCTGAGAATCCCGTCTTTTACGTCAAATACGTCCACGCCCGCTGCGCGGCGCTCTTTCGGGAAGCGGCCAAACGGGGAATCGCCGTGGACGCGCCGGCCCACTTCCGCGCCCCGGCGCGCCTGGAGCCGGCCGAGCGCGCTCTGTTGGTTCGTCTGGCGGGATTCGCCGACGTGCTGGACCAGTGCGTCAAGGATTTGACCCCGCACCACGTCACCGACTATTTGCTCAAGCTGTCGGGGGATTACCATCGTTTTTACGAGTCCTGCCGGGTGTTGGACGAAGCGGCGGACGTCGCGTCTTTCCGTCTGGCCCTGGTGGCCGGCGTTCGGGAGGTGATCCGGTCCGGACTGGGCCTCCTCGCGGTCGACGCGCCCGAGGAAATGTAG
- the bioB gene encoding biotin synthase BioB, which translates to MNSPVLDRSDPRALADKSLAGDPLTRDEARTVLAWPEEDVLSLLNAAHRVRVAHFGRRVKLNYLVNLQSGLCAEDCSYCTQSKISKAPVEKYRMMSAQEVLDLADRAVASGAARLCLVASMRGPSERDIAGLEQTVRRVKERHPGLEICASLGLLKDGQAARLAESGVDAYNHNLNTSERHYGKICHTHTHQDRVDTVDRAKSGGLSPCSGALFGMGETTEDILDVAYRLRELKVDSIPINFLIPVEGTPLADRQDLPPTTALKILCLFRFLCPDAELRIAGGRELHLRSLQPLGLYVANSIFVGDYLTTKGQAAQADRDMIRDLGFEIQGDTASAEAADSAPADRVEMVTRATRQ; encoded by the coding sequence ATGAATTCCCCCGTTCTCGACCGTTCGGACCCCCGCGCCCTGGCCGATAAGAGCCTCGCCGGCGACCCGTTGACCCGCGACGAAGCCCGAACCGTGCTGGCCTGGCCGGAGGAGGACGTGCTCTCCCTCCTGAACGCCGCCCACCGGGTGCGCGTCGCCCATTTTGGGCGCCGGGTGAAGCTCAACTATTTGGTCAACCTCCAAAGCGGCTTGTGCGCGGAAGACTGTTCTTATTGCACCCAGTCCAAAATTTCCAAGGCCCCGGTGGAGAAATACCGGATGATGAGCGCCCAGGAGGTTCTGGACTTGGCGGACCGGGCCGTGGCCTCGGGCGCGGCGCGCCTCTGCCTGGTGGCTTCCATGCGCGGACCCTCGGAACGGGACATCGCGGGTCTGGAGCAGACCGTCCGACGGGTCAAAGAGCGGCACCCCGGTCTGGAGATCTGCGCTTCCCTGGGTCTCCTGAAAGACGGACAGGCCGCGCGGCTGGCGGAATCCGGCGTGGACGCCTACAACCACAACCTCAACACCAGCGAGCGCCACTACGGGAAAATTTGCCACACCCACACGCACCAGGACCGGGTGGACACCGTGGATCGGGCCAAAAGCGGCGGCCTCTCGCCTTGCAGCGGCGCCCTGTTCGGCATGGGGGAAACGACCGAGGACATTCTGGACGTGGCCTACCGCCTGCGGGAGTTGAAGGTGGATTCCATCCCGATCAATTTCCTGATCCCCGTGGAGGGGACGCCCCTGGCCGACCGACAGGACCTTCCGCCCACGACGGCCCTCAAAATCCTCTGTCTTTTCCGATTTCTGTGCCCCGACGCGGAGCTTCGCATCGCCGGCGGCCGGGAACTTCACCTCCGGTCCCTCCAACCCCTGGGGCTCTACGTCGCCAATTCCATTTTTGTGGGCGATTACCTGACCACCAAGGGCCAGGCCGCCCAGGCGGACCGGGACATGATCCGGGACCTGGGGTTCGAGATCCAGGGCGACACCGCCTCCGCCGAGGCGGCCGATTCCGCGCCGGCCGACCGGGTGGAGATGGTCACCCGCGCCACCCGCCAGTGA
- the rsfS gene encoding ribosome silencing factor, giving the protein MTSPASARRFLAAARLAARGADDKKARDVRLWDVRRFSGVTDFYVVATCDSIPQMQAAENAIDETLKKSGLRPLRREGRGSAPWRVLDFGGVVVHLLTESARLFYGLERLWEGAKAMPWAADAAPARRAPTASARSRGPKTRTR; this is encoded by the coding sequence GTGACCTCCCCCGCCTCCGCCCGGCGATTCCTGGCCGCCGCCCGCCTGGCCGCCCGCGGGGCCGACGACAAAAAAGCCCGGGACGTCCGGTTGTGGGACGTGCGCCGTTTTTCCGGAGTCACGGATTTCTACGTCGTGGCCACCTGCGATTCGATTCCCCAGATGCAAGCCGCCGAAAACGCCATCGACGAGACCCTCAAAAAAAGCGGCCTGCGTCCCCTGCGCCGGGAAGGCCGGGGGTCGGCGCCCTGGCGGGTTCTCGATTTCGGCGGCGTCGTGGTCCACCTGCTCACAGAATCCGCCCGCTTGTTTTACGGCCTGGAACGCCTGTGGGAGGGTGCCAAGGCCATGCCCTGGGCCGCCGACGCCGCCCCGGCGCGGCGGGCCCCAACGGCCTCCGCCCGCTCCCGGGGCCCCAAAACCCGAACCCGCTGA
- a CDS encoding SDR family NAD(P)-dependent oxidoreductase, whose product MNVLVTGSSRGIGRRLALAFGRAGHSVVVHYRARRGEAEAVMGELQAAGVRADLAAADLADPLQCRELIDGVIARWGRLDALVNNAGVTKDRTLLNITPEEWRAVVDVNLSGAFYCLQAAAKHMAREKSGAVINVGSLVGARGGVGCANYAAAKAGLLGLTKAAAKELGRFNIRVNAVLPGFHPTEMSDSLPAAVKEKVVAAHVLGRPTDMADLEKLVVLLAELPSVSGQIFNVDSRLL is encoded by the coding sequence GTGAACGTGTTGGTCACGGGGTCCAGCCGCGGCATCGGCCGCCGGCTGGCCCTCGCCTTCGGCCGGGCCGGACATTCCGTCGTGGTTCATTACCGCGCCCGCCGGGGGGAAGCCGAGGCCGTCATGGGCGAGCTTCAAGCCGCCGGCGTCCGGGCGGACCTGGCCGCCGCCGACCTCGCCGACCCCCTTCAGTGCCGGGAATTGATTGACGGCGTCATCGCCCGCTGGGGCCGGTTGGACGCGCTGGTCAACAACGCCGGCGTCACGAAAGACCGGACCCTCTTGAACATCACCCCCGAGGAGTGGCGCGCGGTGGTGGACGTCAATTTGTCCGGCGCGTTCTATTGCCTTCAAGCCGCGGCCAAGCACATGGCCCGGGAGAAATCCGGCGCCGTGATCAACGTGGGGTCCCTCGTCGGCGCCCGGGGCGGCGTGGGCTGCGCCAACTACGCGGCCGCCAAGGCGGGCTTGCTGGGCCTCACCAAGGCCGCGGCCAAGGAGCTGGGCCGCTTTAATATTCGGGTCAACGCCGTCCTTCCGGGTTTTCACCCCACCGAAATGTCCGATTCCCTTCCCGCCGCCGTCAAAGAAAAAGTCGTGGCGGCCCACGTGTTGGGGCGGCCCACGGACATGGCCGATCTGGAAAAATTGGTGGTGCTCCTGGCGGAGCTGCCGTCGGTGTCGGGGCAAATTTTCAACGTGGATTCCCGGCTGTTGTGA